The Patescibacteria group bacterium nucleotide sequence CCGCGATACAGGGCGGCCATGATGTTTTGATCTTTGCCCAGCCGAACCACCAACGTGCCAATTATTGAGGCAATAATTGAAACGCCCCCGATCGCCAGTGGATAGAGAATGGCGTTTTCGAAACCAGCGAATAACAGCGAGCTCAGCAACATGGCCGACACTGCCGTCACCGCGTATGTTTCAAACAGGTCGGCGGCCATGCCGGCGCAATCACCCACGTTGTCGCCCACATTGTCAGCAATCACGGCCGGGTTGCGCGGATCGTCTTCCGGAATGCCGGCCTCAACCTTGCCCACCAGGTCGGCGCCCACATCGGCCGCTTTGGTATAGATACCGCCGCCCAGCCGGGCAAAGACGGAAATCAAACTACCGCCAAAACCGAGACCGATCAGAGCGCGTACATCATGCGTGAGGGCGTAAAAACCAGCCACACCCAATAGCGCTAAACCGACCACGAGCAAGCCGGTTACGGCACCGCCGCGAAAGGCTACGTTGAGCGCCTGAGACATGCCCGACTTCGCCTGTTCAGCTGTGCGCACATTGGCGCGGACCGAAACATTCATACCGATGTAACCCGCCGCACCGGAGAATACCGCGCCGACCACAAAACCGAGCGCGGTTTTAATATCCAGAAAAATCCACAACAGTACGAATACTACCGCGGCAATTACGCCGACAGTTTGGTACTGGCGATTAAGATACGCCTTGGCGCCGTTCTGAATAGCGCGGGCAATTTTCTTCATTTTGTCATCGCCACTAGGCAGACGCAGTACCATTCGGATCAAGACGATGCCGTAAATGATCGCCACAGCGCTGGCTAGAAGTGCGAACAAGAGGGGGCTTTCCATGGTAGATTATTTTATGAAATTATGAATTTAGAATTATGAACGTAGAATTATGGTAGAGGCTTATTCTTTTGATTTTTTCTTGGTCGGCTTCTTTTTGGTGTCTGACGCTTCAGCAACCGGCTTGTCCACCGACGGAGTTTCGTCGGTTGTAACTGCTTCGGCTGCTGGCGCAACTTCTTCTGTAACCGGCGCGGCTTCTTCCTCAGTCGGTGCGACTTCGGAGGGTTTATCATCCGGCGTGGCCTCAGCCACAATTTGATCTGCGCTGGGAACTATTACTGCTTCATCGACACCTTCTTTGACAATGTCGATTTTCCAACCGGTTAATCGAGCCGCCAATCGAACGTTTTGCCCGCCGCGGCCAATGGCCAGCGACAACTGATCTTCCTTCACCTCCGCCAGAGCGGTTTTCTCTTCCTCGAAAGTTTTAACGCTCAGAATCTTGGCCGGCGCTAGACCATTGATGATAAATTTCACCGGGTCGTCCGAGTATTCGATGATATCAATCTTTTCACCGCCCAATTCAGAGATAACGGTTTGCACCCGCGTGCCGCGCTGGCCCACGCACGATCCCACCGGATCAATGTTGGCCTCGAGCGAGCGAACCGCGATCTTAGTACGAGATCCGGCTTCGCGGGCGACCGACACGATCTCGACGGCACCGGACGCGATCTCGGGCACTTCGAAGCTGAACAATTTGCGCACCACTTCCGGATGAGCTCGTGACACGGTAATCTCGGGGCCTTTGGAGGTTTGATTAACACCCATCAAGTAAAACTTCAAGCGTAAGCCTGGTTGGTAGTGTTCGGTCTCCACCCGTTCCTGCGGCGGCATGATGGCGGCCGCGTCACCCAAGTCGACAAATACTAAACGGCCTTCTACGCGTTGAACAGTGCCGTTGATAATCTCACCCTCGCGCCCTTTGTAGGCCTTGTATATCGTATCCCGTTCGGCCTCGCGCAACCGCTGTATAATAACCTGCTTGGCCGTTTGAGCGGCCATGCGGCCGTACGCAGTCGGCGGGAAAAGTTCGGTTCTGATTTCATCCCCGACTTTGGCATCAGCTTTAACCGCTATCGCCTCAAATAATGGAATCATCGTTTTGGGATCGAAGACTAGTTTTTCCTCTTCGCCTTCAATCGGCTCCGGCGTTTCGGCTGTTGCAACCTCGACCGCTTCAGGTTTTACTTCGACTTCGGGTGCGGGTTGATCGCCGGCTTTGACAGCAATCGCAGCCTCGACTGCGGCTAGCTTGGCCAGTCGTGCTTCCTCGCGCACCCGCTCCTGCTCGGCAATCTCTTCGGCTGATATGTCCACCACAGTTTTAACGTCATAAATACGGCTTTGACCTGATTCGACATTAAACTCAACTTTAACGTTTTGATTCTTTTCGCCAAAGTCCTTGCGATAGGCCACCGCCAGGGCGGCTTCAATAGTTTCAATCACAGACTCGACTGGTATGTTCTTTTCGTCGCAGATCTGCTTAATAGCTTGGCTGATAGGTGAGGTCATAGATATTATCTATTTAAGAATATTGTAACCGGTCATTGCGAGCCTCACGAGTCATCGAGAAGGCGAAGCAATCCCCTTGAAATACGTACTGATTTTTTGCTGTGTAAAAATGGGATTGCCACGCTCGTGGACTCGCTCGCAATGACAGGCCACTACATGTTCACGTGCATATTACCTTAGCAAAAAAACCAGTTTCATAAAGAACTAGTCTGCTGTTATGATACACGAAACTGTATTTATTGGCAAGTCTGATTGAAATCACGATACTTCCTTCGTTTTGGTATTAATAATTTCGTATTTCGATCTTGTCTGGGATTTCGGATTTAGTATTTCGAATTTTGTCCACTGGTACGTTAAATAATAAAGCGTTAATTCCATATACCAAAAAGCCCCGCCGTAAAGCGGAGCCTTTTGTGGCTATTTCATCTTGGGCGGAGGTGGCGGAAAGAAGTCCTTAGCGGGACGGCTGTTGTTCTGGTTCGGCGGTGTCTGCGGTTTCGTTTCGTTCAGAGTCATCTGGCCGTTGCTGCTAAACGGTTTCGCGTTGGAATCTTCCGAAGCCTTCTTTCGTGACCGGCGTACCATGTTATCAATCAGCACAATGATGATAACGGCCAATACGGTCAATCCGACAATCAGCGGCCAACGATTATCATCCTTATCAGAGTCGGTAGTCGTTGCCGCACTGTTGGTATCCTCATTTGCATTGGCGTCTGGGTTCTCATTTGAATTGGTATTGCCGTTCGTGTTGGCATTACCGTTACTATTCGTATTGCTCTGTTGGTTTTGAGTTTCTTCGCCTTTAACTTCACCTGAACTGTTGGTAGTGGTAGAACTCGCTGTCACTGGCGTCGCGATTTTGAATTCAATCACGGCTGATGCTCGACTAGCCTTGCCCTGGGCATCGACGGCAATCGCATAAGCGGTGTGCCGACCGGGTGTGATCGGGTAGAACGTGCGGTACGCGAAGCTGCCGGTACCCGACGGATCGTTCTTGACCATCAGCTGCCCATTGAGACGGCTGTCAACGTAAATCTTGATCAGCGAATCATTGTGCGCCACGCCGACAATCCATGGACGCTGGGCCGTGGTAGCCTCATCAACCACGGGAGCAAACAGTGTCGGCGCCGGATAAGGATGCTCGACATAGAACTCCAGCGTGGCCGAAGGCAGACTAGACCGGCCGGTAGTGTCCATCGACTGAACGTACACCTTGTGCCAACCCGGCTTCAGATTTAGAAACGGTTCGTAAGCAAAGTTGGCCGTACCCGATGGATGATCCACGGCTTTGAACTGTCCGTTGAACGTTCCATCAATGTACACCTTGACCCAGGTGTTGTTCTTGGTTAGACCGACAATTACGGGTTTTGTTTTGACTGTGTGACTGGAATTGGCCGGGGCGACCAGAGTAGGCGCCGGCGGTGCCGGGTCTACGGTGGCATTGGCGGCCGACCAAGTAGGCCACACCACGGCCAAACTGCACATTACAAAAAGAACGAAGGCGAATTTCGCTCCGTTGTGCGGTCTGGTCCTCTCTAATCCCTCCACGAGATTGATTCGAACCATGAGATTGGCGTGCCTGTTTAGTTAATAAGCAGATATGTATCTTACAACAGCGATTTAACTATCGTCAAGCAATTTTTCATCCACCTCCCACAACACGTTTTGGTAGTGCCGGTAACCGTAAAAATGCTTGCCGATGGTCTCGATTACAATCACGTCAATTCTCCAGTCAACCGTGGCGTCGACTGCCTGTTCCTGCCGATACCGCATGCCGCACTTCGCTAATTTTAGCAGCTTATGTTGATCAACCGACTCCTCGCCCCCGCCAAAGCAAAAACTCCGTCGGGTTTTCACTTCGACGAATATCACTATATTATTCCACCGACAAATAATATCCACCTCACCCTCAAAAGTGCGGTAGTTTCGGGCTATTATTTGGTATCCCGTAGCTTCAAGCACCCGGCTGGCGACTATTTCGCCCCATACTCCAATAACCTTTGTGGCTTGCATCAAAACAAGGCTCCTGTCTCCAGGCGGCCGTCTTTATCCTTGAATAATGGCATATCTAGGCCGGATTTACCAGTAATAAGCCGTAGTGGAATGGACCGGCTTCAAACTCCTCTAATAACTTGAAATTAAGCTCATTGGCCAGGTTTTTTACCCGTTCCGCCGGCACCCGGTCCTTATCCAGGGGACCAAATGGAGCTCCATGTGGCTTCCAGTCCACGACCAGCAACATCGCCTCCGGCTTGAGCATTCGTTTTACTTCCTTGAGTATTTCGAGATGTTTCTTGGTTTGAAAGAGAACATTGATCAGCAAACCGCGCTCCACCGATCCGCTGGGCACTTGGGTAGCGCCGTAAATCTCGATATTTGACCAGACTGTTTTGATATTATTGAGACCCTGCATGCGACCCCGACTGATAACACTGTCCAAGGAAGACTTCATGACATCGATCGCGTATACGACACCTTTGTCACTGACGGCTTTAGCGGCCTGAAGCGCGAACACACCGCTGCTGCCACACCCAAAATCGGCCACGGTCATGCGAGCTTGGATATTCGCTTTGACGACCAGTTTGGTCGGGTTGAGTAATTCGTTGCCGCTGGGTATGCGATCCATATGTTTGTGTTATGTTGTTATTATACAACGATTCCGCCGGTGGGACAAATCCTAATATCTAAGCTCTAAACAATATCGAATATTCAAATGCTTTAAAAATTGTGATTTGTGTGTTCCGAATTTGTTTGGGATTTCGATATTAGTGCTTCAAATTTTTTCCGAGGCTCTTCATCGGCTCGAAACTCATCCGGTGGAATGCCGACGCGCCAAACTTTTCAATGGCTTGGCGGTGCGACGCAGTGCCATATCCTTTGTGCTGATTAAAACCATACTTAGGATATTTGGCGTGTGCTGCGATTAACATTCGATCCCTGGTGACTTTGGCAATGATCGACGCCGCTGCGATCGTACAGACTTTTTGATCACCTTTAATGATTGCTTCAATCGTGTGTCCACAGTCAATCTTAAACGCGTCGATCAACACCACGTCAGGTGTTGGTTTTAATCCCGCCACCGCCCGCTCCATCGCCAGTTTATTGGCCGGACCAATGCCAATAGTATCAATTTCTTCATGGGTGACAATTCCGGCATTCCACGCTATGGCGTTGGTGATAATTTTAGCATATATTTTTTCACGCTGGGCCGGTGATAGAAGTTTTGAATCACGTAAACCAATCAGGTCGTGCTTATCAAAAATAACCGCGCCGGCCACAATCGGACCGGCCCACGCGCCGCGACCGGCTTCGTCTACGCCGGCAATTAGCTTATAACCTTGTACAAGGTATTTTTCTTCGATCTGCCAAGTCGGATGAATTATCATTTGGCAGTTTTGCTGCTGGCCGACCAGGCCAGCCAAAAGATCGAACGCATCGTTCGGGCGATTTCGGGACTCTCAATCAAAACGCCGATCAATTCATTTTCTTTGAAGGACACCAAGGCAACTTTGTGGTTGTAAATATTCACCTCGATAGTGAAAGGAAACTTTTGCGCTGACACCAAGCGTGTTTCGCGAGCACTTTTAGCATCGGATTTATGATACTGCAAAGCTACCCCGGTATCAGGAGCAATTACCTTGGCCAAGACTTTCTTTTTCACCCGGCGAGCGACATAATCTGCATTCAGCCAATCGGCTAGCTCCCGGGTAACCGCTTCCGACACGCCGGTGAAGGCTAATATTTCTTTATTGTCGCGCAACGTATCCTCGTAAATTGCCTTGAGCCCGTCAACCCCCTCGTACATTTGTACTTTTGGCTTTCGATCGGAGAGATTGTACAGTGTTTCCAGTTCCGGAATAATTTTGGTAATGGAAAACTCTTGACGTTCCAGATGGCGTTGCTGATCTTTCAATATATGTAATAGAGTCTGCGGTGGCGCGGCATAAAAATGCCGGCTATTTTTCTCGACATGCTCGGTTACCAAGCCGCGCTGTTTCAATGACTCTAACAAGACATAAGTCGTCGGCCTCTTTTCATTGGATTTTCGGGCGATCTTTTGCACGGTGGCGTCACCCATTTCCAAAGTCGCCATATACACGGCGGTTTCTTTGTCACTCAAGCCAAATTGTTGCAATGCTTCTTTGATCATGGTTTTTTGGGTAATGATTTTTCAGCCACGAATGTTAGCTTGGGAAATCCTTGCGCGGTCTGCCATTTTTTTACTTCAACATTTTTAAATCCGGCACGCTCGAGATGTGTCTGCATTTCTTCAATGCTCGGTACATAACCAATATAGATATGTTCACCGCCAGGATTATTCAAGTATACGCCATCGCGCTCGTCAGACAATTGCTCACGGTCGGGAATATCCAGCACCAGCACACCGTCTTCACGCAGAGTGCGGTACGCCTCTCCCAATACTAACGCTTTGCTTTTGTTACCCAGTAGGTCGCAGAACACGTGCCAATTGTACATTATGGCGTCTTGGCTCTTGGCTTTTATTGGCAGACTCCGCAGATCAGCCGAAAGAAACTTCGCTCGTCCGGAAAAGCCATCAGCCTCGGCTTTGTGCTGCGCGTCTTTGACTAAATCTTCGGTCGCATCAAGGCCGGTAACTTGCAGGCCGCGTTCTGCTAATGGTAATGCGATTCGACCGTTGCCACATCCGGCATCCAGGACATCATGGACTTGATGTTTTTGAAATATTTCATCGAGAATCTCCAGCTCGTGTTCGGTATCGGCGGTGATCTTTGAACGATCTTCCAATTTATTCCGATACTCGGTATAGAAATTCCTTTTACCCTGTGAAGTTCGAGCACCATAAGTATCCTCAACCGCGTTGAGAAGATCTGGAATCGAACGAAATTTCCGTTCGAGTACCGGCGCGTAACCAAACACGGGTAAATATAAATCAGCACCAGCATCGAGCAGCTGCTCACGCGTCGATGACCCCTTATGGTCGTAACCAGTGCCAATAATAAACGGTTGGTTTCTTAGGTTGGGATTATTACGAATCTTAGTAATGGCACGCAACAAATCCGCTTGACCGCGCGGATTGAATCCAATCGGATCAGCGGCGCGATCCCGCGGCATGAGCATAATAATGTCAGGTAGTGTTCCAGCATCAGCTTTATTGGCTTGATCTAGCTGTGCCAATAAGTCTTCCACATCGATTACCCGACGCACATAGCCAATACCCTGATCGCCGCGATGCGGTTCAGTCAGATAAGTAATTGTTCCCCAAGTTTCCCGATCGGTCGGCATGGCCCACATCCGCAGATCTTGCAGACGTCCCTCGTGCGCCTCGACCGCGAAACGAATCGGATCTTCAAAAGTATTATCCTCCGTGCGCCATTCGGTCGCTCGTTCGCGCCGGCCATGCTCCGCGCCGATCGCGTCCAATCGCCGTTCGGATTCGGCTTCCTCTTCGGGAGTACGTTTATCGAGCGACACACGGTTACGCGCTTCTTCCAATTTAGCTTCGACTTCTAGTTGCTCGACCTCGGTACGCAAATGAGCGGTGGCTCGAGATTTATCCAGCATGTCGTCAATATAAACATCGATCGGGCGTTTCAAGCCTCGGGCCGCCATAAGATCGGCTTCTATTTCGGCCTGCTCTTTGGGTGAGCGCTGATCAGCCGTCGCTCGATATCTATCTATCAGATCATCAATTCGGCGCTCCTGCTCGGAACGCTGATCAACTGGTGGTTCTTCTAAATGTAGGCCTTCTTTCATGCAAGTATTATATCACGAATTAATAATTTTAAACTTCTACTAGGTGGCAGTACAATAATACCAACCCTCGTCAATCAAATAGTTCATTATACCCGCTTCATTCTCACCGCACGACCCTTTGGTCATACGTTGAGATAGAGCCCCGTCTTTAAATTAGACGGGGCGAAAGAAGAAAGAACGTTAAGACGTGGTCTTACGAACGACGGCGAAACGGTAGTTGTCAAACCAGTCATTCTCGTACCAGCGGAGGCGCAAGCCCCGTTTCGCGTTGCCACTGTCGAGACAGGCCACGTGGAGGCTGTGACACGGGCTACGCCATACCGAGCCCAGAGCAACGATCGGGAATAGCCGCTGGAGTTCCGGTTTGGCGACACCGAGAGCCAGAAGCTCCGGCAAGGTAGCCGCGCAGAAACCCCGAGCGTCTATTTCCCTAAGCACATCTTCGGTGCGCATGTCTCGTCCAAAGTGAACGATAATGATCTCGATCTCGGCCTGGCCCCCACCCCTCACAAGGAAATGATCGGCAGTGATGTCACCGTTCTTCCAGTCGTACCGACCCGTGGCGATCATCTCCTCGAGAGTCAGATCATAGTTGACGGTGACCGTAAAGACACACTCCTGTTTCATTGCTGACCCCCCTAATTTTAGAAAGGACTGTTTCAGATTCCCAGTACACGACGCTATTTGTCGTATCCTGGGAAAGAGTCCCGAGCCAACGCGTGTGCGAATGGCTCGGGGGTAAAATTGTTGATTGAGAAAGAACGTTACTGCTTCTTCGTGAGCGAAATCGTCTGCTTGCCCGACTTCGTGTTGATGACGACCTGATCGGCCGTCACCTCGAGGATCGCGAGAAACGCACCGCCATCCCGACCGTACCCGTGATCCTCGGCCTTACAGACAGCCTTCGTATCACCCACAGTCAGAACGTACATCTCGAACCGGATCTGCGGGTCGCCACCAGGATGGTGATCGATCTGCTCTTCGGTGATGAAGGCGGCCACGCCGAGCTCGGCTCGCACCTCGCTCTGCTTCATATTCGGCCTCTGGTACGATCGGTATCCCGACGTCGAACCAGGGGTGGAAGCGATCATCTGCGGCTTGAACCCCCACATGCGCTCGAGCTCGGCCATGATACGCTGCTGCTCGCTCTGTACGACAGCGAGGAACGCCGCCTGCTTTTTCGTTGAAAGCGTCGACACCGGCAATGCCTCCTTCTTCTCGAAGATGAACGTCGTGGTGCGGCTTCCCGTGCGGTTCTTAAGCTCGACGGTGATCTCGATCTTGCCACCTGTCTCGATGACCGTGATGGCGCCAAGTGAGTTGATTGAGAGATACGGACGATCGTTGTCAGCCGAGTACCGATCGCGCCACTGCCACTCCTGGTGGTCAGACTGCGCGCCGTAGTAGACGCGCACTCCGCTCCAGTAGCCGATGCCACCGGACGAACCCCATTCGCTGCGGGACGTGACGACAGCCGCCACGTTCGGACTTGAGATGGTCAGAGTCGAATCGACGGCGTGCTTCAGGATCTGGGCGTAGAGTTCATCGCTGATCTCGACGCCGGCGAATCGCTCCGCTAGCTTCGCCTTCTGGGCTTCCAACTGCTTCCGATTTGCCTCCGCCTCGACTTCCGCCTGGCAACGCGCCGCTTCGGCTTTCTCCTCGGCAACCTTCGCCTTCACCGCCGCTTCACCCTGCTCTGCGAAGAGCACGAGCAGATCGAAGCGGAACGAGTACTCCCGGTCACCGTGGAATGTGACGAACGACAGTGCGTTGAAAACTCGGCAGTTGCCGAAGATCTTGGTAATGAACCTCTGACCGTTCACGCAGCCGCCACAATCCGACGGTGTTTTGTAGCTGAATGTCCAGCTACTCTCCGGCAGATCGACGCGAGCACGGTTTTCACCTTCACCTTCCCACGTCGTCGTGTTGTCGTGGCAGAAGAACCTGCGCCTGTCGTGCCAGTACCGGATGACATCAGCGAGGAAAGCGCATCGCTCCTGCACCGATTCGAGCGCCAACGTCAATCCGTCGTTGATGGCCCAATACGCTTCGTTCCCCTCGGTCTTCTCGACGAAGAACGCGGCCACCAGCTCAGCAAACTTCGACATGACCATCCCCCTTTTCAAAGAACCGATTTCGATTCCCAGTGCGCGACGTGCATCGTCGTACCCTGGGAAAGGGCCCCGACCGTTGTATAGTACGGGGCAAATGCGTAAAGAACTCTACTCACTGACTATCGTCGTTTACCTAACAAACATGAGAGAATGAAAATCAACCAGAGAACAGGCATTGCCAACAACATCAATATGCAGAGGTATCCCAATACGTAAAAGAAGACGACCATCACGCGGAACCATCCAAACCTCACAACCAGGAACACGATGCTCGCCACGATCGTAATCGAAGCAAGCGTTTCCATAGTCCTTCGAATCTTTTGCATTGATCGTCTCTCCTTCTGTGTATGTCGTGTCAGGAAACAAATACCGGCGACCGGCTGACATCTGACTCTATGAAGAGAATATTGAATGACAGCTAGCCGCCCGCGAAAAACTAATCTATATATGTACCGGGTGCTTCTGCGCCACTGGCTCAGGGTGGCTGGTAATGCGTCATAGCTATATGACATAGCCGGATGTATTACCCTCTCTCTTCGTACTTTCTAGATACTGATTTGAATGAACTTTTGTTGGGTTTTTTATGTTTAATGGAGTAGTATAGCGCACCTTTCTAATGTTGTCAAGAGGTGTTGACAGTTAGTCTACATCAATTAACTACTATTATGCTAATATAAGCCTAATTAATATATGCTAAATAACGTTACTGTCTTATGACATAACGTATTTAGGTGGTCTGATTACCGATTAGATGTTTCTAACTCAATCTACTCAGCTAAGCATACTTACCTTCTACTCAGCTACACTTTCAGACGCGCAATCCTGTTTTTTACCTCTAAAAAACAAAAGCGCCGCGCACGGGCTTGTGGCGGTTGAAAGAAGGACGGCATGGGTCGTCCTCACGCATCACCTTACTCGCGTTTCAGGCGCATGTCAAACGAAAATCAAAAGAAGCTCCCGCGTGGAAGCCCCCTTCTTTCTAGATTCTGAATTCTAAATTCTTAGTTTCCTCAATATCCTCGTAATTTAATTGCCTCGGCCACCCGTCCTACCGCCAGAACGTACGCCGCCATGCGCAGATTGATGGAATGTTTGGTCGCGGTCGCTACCACGTCACCCGTAGCCGCTGTCATCCGACTACGCAAACGATCGGCCACCTCTTTGGCTGACCAATAAAGTCCCT carries:
- the nusA gene encoding transcription termination factor NusA, which codes for MTSPISQAIKQICDEKNIPVESVIETIEAALAVAYRKDFGEKNQNVKVEFNVESGQSRIYDVKTVVDISAEEIAEQERVREEARLAKLAAVEAAIAVKAGDQPAPEVEVKPEAVEVATAETPEPIEGEEEKLVFDPKTMIPLFEAIAVKADAKVGDEIRTELFPPTAYGRMAAQTAKQVIIQRLREAERDTIYKAYKGREGEIINGTVQRVEGRLVFVDLGDAAAIMPPQERVETEHYQPGLRLKFYLMGVNQTSKGPEITVSRAHPEVVRKLFSFEVPEIASGAVEIVSVAREAGSRTKIAVRSLEANIDPVGSCVGQRGTRVQTVISELGGEKIDIIEYSDDPVKFIINGLAPAKILSVKTFEEEKTALAEVKEDQLSLAIGRGGQNVRLAARLTGWKIDIVKEGVDEAVIVPSADQIVAEATPDDKPSEVAPTEEEAAPVTEEVAPAAEAVTTDETPSVDKPVAEASDTKKKPTKKKSKE
- a CDS encoding YraN family protein, whose protein sequence is MQATKVIGVWGEIVASRVLEATGYQIIARNYRTFEGEVDIICRWNNIVIFVEVKTRRSFCFGGGEESVDQHKLLKLAKCGMRYRQEQAVDATVDWRIDVIVIETIGKHFYGYRHYQNVLWEVDEKLLDDS
- a CDS encoding class I SAM-dependent methyltransferase; this encodes MDRIPSGNELLNPTKLVVKANIQARMTVADFGCGSSGVFALQAAKAVSDKGVVYAIDVMKSSLDSVISRGRMQGLNNIKTVWSNIEIYGATQVPSGSVERGLLINVLFQTKKHLEILKEVKRMLKPEAMLLVVDWKPHGAPFGPLDKDRVPAERVKNLANELNFKLLEEFEAGPFHYGLLLVNPA
- a CDS encoding ribonuclease HII, giving the protein MIIHPTWQIEEKYLVQGYKLIAGVDEAGRGAWAGPIVAGAVIFDKHDLIGLRDSKLLSPAQREKIYAKIITNAIAWNAGIVTHEEIDTIGIGPANKLAMERAVAGLKPTPDVVLIDAFKIDCGHTIEAIIKGDQKVCTIAAASIIAKVTRDRMLIAAHAKYPKYGFNQHKGYGTASHRQAIEKFGASAFHRMSFEPMKSLGKNLKH
- a CDS encoding helix-turn-helix domain-containing protein gives rise to the protein MIKEALQQFGLSDKETAVYMATLEMGDATVQKIARKSNEKRPTTYVLLESLKQRGLVTEHVEKNSRHFYAAPPQTLLHILKDQQRHLERQEFSITKIIPELETLYNLSDRKPKVQMYEGVDGLKAIYEDTLRDNKEILAFTGVSEAVTRELADWLNADYVARRVKKKVLAKVIAPDTGVALQYHKSDAKSARETRLVSAQKFPFTIEVNIYNHKVALVSFKENELIGVLIESPEIARTMRSIFWLAWSASSKTAK
- a CDS encoding class I SAM-dependent methyltransferase, which translates into the protein MKEGLHLEEPPVDQRSEQERRIDDLIDRYRATADQRSPKEQAEIEADLMAARGLKRPIDVYIDDMLDKSRATAHLRTEVEQLEVEAKLEEARNRVSLDKRTPEEEAESERRLDAIGAEHGRRERATEWRTEDNTFEDPIRFAVEAHEGRLQDLRMWAMPTDRETWGTITYLTEPHRGDQGIGYVRRVIDVEDLLAQLDQANKADAGTLPDIIMLMPRDRAADPIGFNPRGQADLLRAITKIRNNPNLRNQPFIIGTGYDHKGSSTREQLLDAGADLYLPVFGYAPVLERKFRSIPDLLNAVEDTYGARTSQGKRNFYTEYRNKLEDRSKITADTEHELEILDEIFQKHQVHDVLDAGCGNGRIALPLAERGLQVTGLDATEDLVKDAQHKAEADGFSGRAKFLSADLRSLPIKAKSQDAIMYNWHVFCDLLGNKSKALVLGEAYRTLREDGVLVLDIPDREQLSDERDGVYLNNPGGEHIYIGYVPSIEEMQTHLERAGFKNVEVKKWQTAQGFPKLTFVAEKSLPKKP